Proteins from a genomic interval of Diprion similis isolate iyDipSimi1 chromosome 10, iyDipSimi1.1, whole genome shotgun sequence:
- the LOC124411150 gene encoding uncharacterized protein LOC124411150 gives MGRSKRKPKKLNESIDKNNGRDLKKNIDILSRLSLPISTNTGQYQSEDDTDDEETIEFDFRPRKTYLSNTCLVCSRISSPKLVCKNCSMVSYCTEDHQSQDAALHQDLCRALAKNCEEKCDGIGDRKNTASPEEYRILRVNLIKVTEILLNRYLELWEKEIILYPRACFKCHSFGKNNGKSLQCCSDCKVVFWCQEHRDDHSEWCLQYRLFHKLILAQATHGNVDPGIPNVYFMAPKLSQFNFDAVASMISNDSDRFVNMDFYNYTTLSHLASIPLTALYALQESCSGWESNDTLVVHLIGAEFQYEGINLHVWEKLFLHFLPNLKILKVIISGPELLLPQLVPRDILSRVKLCRLCKLRDKKIDVSFVPETLYHDFCYSPNYTKPDLTCLFNAGLYRATGFRGQDTWPQTIFELCKSKVPILVTAYTEREIPMDIERIKRVCSDLEVVLAPQKNPYASLKPDRNFVSDESVPLIYKNYYLSIVRVAG, from the coding sequence ATGGGTCGCAGTAAAAGAAAACCaaagaaattgaacgaatcTATAGATAAGAATAACGGACgcgatttgaagaaaaatattgacattTTATCCAGGCTATCTCTTCCTATTTCAACTAACACCGGGCAATATCAATCGGAGGATGATACAGACGATGAAGAAACTATCGAATTTGACTTTCGACCACGAAAAACGTACCTCTCAAATACGTGCCTAGTTTGTTCGCGCATCTCCAGTCCGAAGTTAGTGTGTAAAAACTGTTCCATGGTTTCATACTGCACGGAGGATCATCAAAGTCAAGACGCAGCTTTGCATCAGGACTTATGCAGAGCTTTGGCCAAAAATTGCGAGGAAAAATGCGATGGAATCGGGGATAGGAAAAACACGGCGAGTCCAGAGGAGTACAGAATACTAAGGGTCAACCTGATCAAAGTGACAGAAATTTTGTTAAACCGTTACCTTGAGCTTTGGGAAAAGGAGATCATACTCTACCCCCGGGCCTGTTTCAAGTGCCATagttttggtaaaaataacGGTAAATCGTTGCAGTGTTGCTCGGATTGCAAAGTCGTGTTTTGGTGTCAAGAACATCGTGACGATCACTCTGAATGGTGTTTGCAGTACCGATTATTTCACAAGTTAATTTTGGCACAAGCTACGCACGGCAATGTGGATCCCGGGATTCCGAATGTGTACTTTATGGCCCCAAAACTTTCCCAGTTTAATTTTGACGCCGTTGCGTCTATGATTAGTAATGATTCTGATCGATTCGTAAACATGGACTTCTATAATTACACCACTTTGTCCCACCTGGCAAGTATTCCTCTCACAGCATTGTATGCGTTACAGGAATCCTGTAGCGGCTGGGAATCTAATGATACCCTCGTAGTGCATTTGATCGGTGCAGAGTTTCAGTACGAGGGTATAAATTTGCATGTTTGGGAGAAGCTTTTCCTCCACTTTCTACCAAACTTGAAAATCCTTAAAGTCATTATATCTGGCCCTGAATTGTTACTGCCCCAGTTAGTGCCGCGTGATATTTTAAGCCGCGTCAAACTTTGCCGCTTATGTAAACTGAGGGACAAAAAAATCGACGTCTCCTTCGTTCCCGAGACGTTATATCACGACTTTTGCTACTCTCCGAATTACACGAAACCGGACCTGACTTGTCTTTTTAACGCTGGGTTGTATCGGGCGACTGGTTTCCGGGGTCAAGACACGTGGCCACAaactatttttgaattatgCAAAAGCAAGGTGCCAATTTTAGTAACTGCTTATACGGAACGTGAAATACCGATGGATATCGAGAGAATAAAACGCGTCTGTTCAGACTTGGAAGTCGTTTTGGCACCGCAAAAGAATCCTTATGCGAGTTTGAAGCCGGATAGAAACTTCGTTAGCGACGAATCAGTGCCtttaatatacaaaaattattatttaagcATTGTAAGAGTTGCTGGATAA